In one Niallia taxi genomic region, the following are encoded:
- a CDS encoding helix-turn-helix domain-containing protein: protein MLKLIIEEDFKKLTYYQTKEQLRKSVSKYKKFILTKSLRPDLSYNLLRVLDYLLDQSVSPIGVYVKGRKQVAEDLRLSISTVYNHFNRLLMLGIIEQYKFADVNSTKRPTFIYVVIPKDLNTVLKGKWKRH, encoded by the coding sequence ATGTTGAAACTTATTATCGAAGAGGATTTTAAAAAGTTGACATATTACCAGACGAAAGAGCAATTAAGAAAATCGGTGAGTAAATATAAAAAGTTTATTTTAACTAAATCGTTGCGGCCAGACTTGAGTTATAACCTTCTGAGAGTATTAGATTATTTATTAGATCAATCCGTTTCGCCAATAGGTGTTTATGTAAAAGGAAGAAAACAAGTGGCGGAAGATTTAAGGCTAAGCATCAGCACCGTTTATAATCATTTCAACAGGCTGTTAATGCTTGGCATAATTGAACAATATAAATTTGCAGATGTTAATAGTACGAAGAGACCAACGTTTATTTATGTTGTTATTCCAAAGGATTTAAACACTGTTTTGAAGGGGAAATGGAAAAGGCATTAG
- the uxuA gene encoding mannonate dehydratase: MKMSFRWYGKQDSISLEHIRQIPNMKNIVSAVYDVPPGEAWPEESIQELYRDITAAGLEFKVVESVPVHEDIKLGLQNRDTYIDNYIDTIARLSKIGIEVICYNFMPVFDWTRTQLDKQLEDGSTALVYYKEQLKKMDPVYSDLSLPGWDTSYTREELQALISKYTELGEAGLWSNLEYFLNRVIPAAEEHGIKMAIHPDDPPWSIFGLPRIITNEANLDRFLNLYDSEANGITLCSGSLGCTSDNDMVKLAAKYTSLNRVPFAHLRNIKIHENGDFEESAHISSYGSLDMAAILQALYKNGFTGYIRPDHGRMIWGETGKPGYGLYDRAIGSTYLSGIWEMLEKSGGK; this comes from the coding sequence ATGAAGATGTCTTTTAGATGGTATGGGAAGCAAGACAGCATCTCTCTTGAGCATATTCGGCAAATTCCTAATATGAAAAACATTGTCAGTGCCGTTTATGATGTTCCGCCAGGAGAAGCATGGCCTGAGGAAAGCATTCAAGAGCTGTACCGAGATATAACAGCAGCAGGATTGGAGTTTAAGGTAGTGGAAAGCGTGCCTGTTCATGAAGATATTAAATTAGGTCTTCAAAATAGAGATACGTATATTGATAACTATATAGATACTATTGCAAGACTTTCAAAAATCGGCATTGAAGTTATTTGCTATAACTTCATGCCTGTATTCGACTGGACGAGAACACAGCTTGATAAGCAGCTGGAGGATGGTTCTACAGCATTAGTTTATTACAAGGAACAGCTAAAAAAGATGGATCCAGTTTACAGCGACTTGTCACTGCCAGGCTGGGATACGTCCTACACAAGAGAAGAGCTTCAAGCATTAATCAGCAAATATACGGAGCTGGGAGAAGCTGGTCTTTGGAGTAATCTAGAATATTTCTTAAATAGAGTTATCCCAGCGGCAGAGGAGCATGGCATAAAGATGGCCATTCATCCAGATGATCCGCCTTGGAGTATCTTTGGTCTCCCTCGCATTATTACAAACGAGGCAAATCTTGATCGGTTTTTAAATTTATATGACAGTGAGGCAAACGGAATCACCCTATGCTCAGGCTCGTTAGGCTGTACTAGTGATAACGATATGGTGAAGCTTGCAGCAAAATATACCAGCCTTAATCGAGTGCCTTTTGCTCATTTGCGCAACATAAAAATCCATGAAAACGGTGATTTTGAAGAGTCAGCACATATTTCGAGCTATGGAAGTCTTGATATGGCTGCTATCTTACAAGCACTCTATAAAAACGGCTTTACAGGTTATATAAGACCAGATCATGGCAGAATGATCTGGGGGGAAACTGGAAAACCAGGATATGGGCTATATGACAGGGCAATAGGGAGCACGTATCTTTCAGGTATATGGGAAATGCTTGAAAAATCAGGAGGTAAGTAA
- a CDS encoding FAD-dependent oxidoreductase — MKVIVIGCTHAGTAAVKTLANVNNNIDITVYEKNNNVSFLSCGIALYVGGVAKDASQLFYSSPEELKSLGATMHMEHEVLEIDTENKKVFVKDLNSGETRTDFYDKLVMTTGSWPIIPPIEGIRLGNILLSKNYNQANDIIAKTKDVNHVTVIGAGYIGVELVEAFEQNGKKVTLIDSEDRILNKYLDKEFTDIIEEELKGKDIELALQQTVTKFEGNEAGNVTKVITTKGEYETDLVILCVGFRPNTGLLKDKVDLLPNGAIKINEYMQTSDPDIYAAGDSCAVNYNPTGDKVYIPLATNAVRMGTLVGYNIAGQNVKYMGTQGTSGLHLFGLSMASTGLTELTAKANNIPYEAATIIENDRPEFMPTFEEVRLKVLYHQETREILGAQIISKADMTQMMNTLSVCIQTKMTIDELAFVDFFFQPHFNKPWNTLNQAGLAAVAKQAEKVKEPTGV; from the coding sequence ATGAAAGTAATTGTAATTGGATGTACACACGCAGGAACAGCTGCTGTTAAAACGTTAGCAAATGTAAATAATAATATAGATATCACTGTATATGAAAAAAATAATAATGTATCCTTCTTATCTTGTGGAATTGCCTTATATGTAGGTGGAGTTGCGAAGGATGCTAGTCAATTGTTCTACTCTTCACCAGAGGAGCTTAAATCATTAGGCGCAACAATGCATATGGAGCATGAAGTATTGGAAATTGATACAGAAAACAAAAAAGTGTTTGTGAAGGATTTGAACAGTGGGGAAACTCGCACTGATTTCTATGATAAGTTAGTAATGACAACTGGTTCTTGGCCAATCATTCCGCCAATTGAAGGAATAAGACTTGGAAACATTCTTTTATCTAAAAACTATAATCAAGCAAATGATATAATTGCAAAAACAAAAGACGTTAACCATGTTACTGTAATTGGTGCAGGCTATATCGGTGTTGAATTAGTAGAAGCCTTTGAGCAAAACGGAAAAAAGGTAACGCTTATTGATAGTGAAGACCGCATTCTGAACAAGTATTTAGATAAAGAATTTACAGATATTATTGAAGAAGAGCTTAAAGGAAAAGATATTGAGCTGGCATTGCAGCAAACTGTAACGAAGTTCGAGGGAAATGAAGCAGGGAATGTTACAAAGGTTATTACAACTAAAGGTGAATATGAGACAGACCTAGTTATTCTTTGTGTAGGATTCAGACCAAATACTGGCTTGCTTAAAGACAAAGTGGACCTATTGCCAAATGGGGCAATTAAAATTAATGAATATATGCAAACTAGTGATCCAGATATATATGCAGCAGGAGACAGCTGTGCAGTCAACTATAATCCAACAGGTGATAAAGTCTATATTCCACTTGCAACGAATGCAGTGCGCATGGGTACATTGGTAGGATATAATATCGCTGGTCAAAACGTGAAGTATATGGGTACACAAGGAACTTCTGGATTGCATCTATTTGGATTAAGTATGGCATCTACAGGTCTTACAGAACTGACTGCTAAAGCTAATAATATTCCTTATGAAGCAGCAACAATTATTGAAAACGACCGTCCAGAATTCATGCCGACATTTGAAGAGGTGCGCTTAAAAGTGCTTTACCATCAGGAAACGAGAGAAATTTTAGGAGCACAGATTATTTCAAAAGCAGATATGACACAAATGATGAATACATTATCTGTCTGCATTCAAACAAAAATGACAATTGACGAGCTAGCATTTGTTGACTTCTTCTTCCAACCGCATTTCAATAAACCATGGAACACATTGAACCAAGCAGGTTTGGCAGCAGTAGCAAAACAAGCTGAAAAAGTAAAAGAGCCAACAGGTGTTTAA
- a CDS encoding DNA-3-methyladenine glycosylase, with protein MDYVHNKTEVIAKELLGKLLIHETPDGVYSGYIVETEAYIGIEDMACHTYEGKRTPKVESMYQTGGTIYIYTMHTHAMLNIVTKKQNDPQAVLIRAIEPACGLDRMVRNRSTTGVAVCNGPGKLTKAMAITKELNGMKIDASALTIDGTLGKIPASIVASARVGIPNKGDWTLKPLRFFVEGNPYVSGMRKRDYKALADCWS; from the coding sequence ATTGATTATGTTCATAATAAGACAGAGGTTATTGCGAAGGAGCTTTTAGGAAAATTATTAATCCATGAAACGCCTGATGGAGTTTATTCAGGCTATATTGTTGAGACAGAGGCCTATATTGGCATAGAGGATATGGCGTGCCATACATATGAGGGGAAGCGAACGCCAAAGGTTGAGTCCATGTATCAAACGGGAGGAACTATTTATATTTATACGATGCATACGCATGCAATGCTTAATATTGTGACAAAAAAGCAAAATGATCCACAAGCAGTTCTTATTCGGGCAATTGAGCCTGCCTGTGGATTAGACAGAATGGTAAGAAACAGGAGTACCACGGGAGTTGCTGTTTGCAATGGACCTGGTAAATTAACGAAGGCAATGGCAATAACAAAGGAATTGAATGGGATGAAGATAGATGCCTCTGCACTTACGATTGATGGGACGCTCGGCAAGATACCTGCTAGCATTGTGGCTTCTGCCAGAGTCGGCATCCCCAATAAAGGAGACTGGACGTTAAAACCATTGCGATTCTTTGTAGAAGGAAATCCCTATGTTTCTGGAATGAGAAAAAGAGATTATAAAGCACTAGCGGATTGCTGGTCTTAA
- a CDS encoding BglG family transcription antiterminator, with product MLSLRQQKLLHLLMQEEEALTGADLASVLQVTSRTIRSDVKMLADKLQENGANIVLKRGQGYELIIEDYKYFRPFLQDAIVRNEDYAVPADPAERMDYMLRRLLLSDEYIKVEQLVKELYISETSVKNGLREVKKVLRRFSLDLDKRPNYGLKITGPEAKMRICMAEFVFHSERQSYQALPSQELEIIGDILTERTKEAAILLSDIGKSNLITHIAIACKRIFHDNYVSMPKKELEAIMAEKEYKVAKAIVIDLQKALGTVFPEEEIAYIAIHLLGSKIISYQPTAEINILDMIEREILELSKKLLNETENIMQLGISDDEELIYGLCLHLKPAINRYKYGLSIRNPLLKEIMKNYPVAFDAAILMGKTLKLETGMAINQEEIGYMALHVGAAMERKKSKGRAKRCLIVCATGVASAQLLFHRLHATFGSRLQIVGTANVFDLHKYDLGSLDFIITTIPIKRKLTVPIIDVNTILRDEDIEKLENLVIENIGSVIKYIRQDLTFFQQDLKSKEEVLHFLCSNLERLEDIPADFQELVEERERIAPTSYGTMVAIPHPIRPVTKNTLWAVCTLKKPIQWGDSRVQFICLLSVQKEYKKDLQKMYQLLVKISGNAALVERLVKVNSYEEFVSILLPLEE from the coding sequence ATGCTTTCATTACGTCAACAAAAACTGCTGCATTTATTGATGCAGGAGGAAGAAGCACTGACAGGAGCAGATTTGGCGTCTGTTTTGCAGGTCACATCAAGGACAATAAGAAGTGATGTGAAAATGCTCGCAGATAAACTTCAAGAAAATGGCGCTAACATTGTTTTAAAAAGAGGGCAAGGCTATGAGTTGATAATTGAAGATTATAAATATTTCCGTCCTTTTTTACAGGATGCAATAGTCAGAAACGAGGATTACGCAGTTCCGGCAGATCCAGCGGAAAGAATGGATTATATGCTGAGGCGTTTGCTCTTGTCAGATGAGTATATCAAGGTAGAGCAGCTAGTGAAGGAGCTGTATATAAGCGAAACATCAGTTAAAAATGGACTGAGGGAAGTAAAGAAAGTCTTGAGGCGCTTCAGCTTGGATTTGGATAAGCGGCCAAATTATGGACTGAAAATAACTGGTCCTGAAGCAAAAATGCGCATTTGTATGGCTGAATTTGTTTTCCATTCTGAACGCCAGTCTTATCAGGCATTACCTTCACAAGAATTAGAGATAATAGGCGATATTTTAACGGAAAGAACAAAAGAGGCAGCAATTTTGCTCTCCGATATAGGCAAATCTAATTTAATCACACACATTGCCATAGCGTGTAAACGTATTTTTCATGATAATTATGTTTCAATGCCTAAAAAAGAGCTCGAAGCAATAATGGCAGAAAAGGAATATAAAGTTGCTAAGGCAATTGTAATTGATTTGCAGAAAGCGTTAGGGACAGTATTTCCTGAGGAAGAGATTGCTTATATAGCGATTCATTTGCTAGGCTCGAAAATCATCTCCTACCAGCCGACTGCTGAGATTAATATCCTTGATATGATTGAAAGAGAAATTCTCGAACTTTCCAAAAAACTATTAAATGAAACAGAAAATATTATGCAGCTTGGCATTTCGGATGATGAGGAACTTATTTATGGTTTGTGCCTGCATTTAAAGCCGGCCATTAACCGGTATAAATATGGCTTGAGTATTCGTAATCCACTATTAAAGGAAATTATGAAAAACTATCCTGTAGCATTTGACGCGGCAATTTTAATGGGAAAAACGCTGAAGCTGGAAACAGGAATGGCTATAAACCAAGAAGAGATTGGTTATATGGCATTACATGTAGGTGCGGCAATGGAACGGAAAAAGTCAAAGGGAAGGGCGAAGCGCTGTCTGATTGTCTGCGCTACAGGAGTTGCAAGCGCACAATTGCTGTTCCATAGACTTCACGCTACATTTGGGAGCCGGCTGCAAATAGTAGGTACTGCTAATGTGTTTGATTTACATAAATATGATTTAGGGTCACTCGATTTTATTATTACCACGATCCCGATAAAGAGAAAATTAACTGTACCAATCATCGATGTGAACACGATTTTAAGAGATGAGGATATTGAGAAGCTAGAAAACCTCGTGATTGAAAATATTGGAAGTGTCATCAAGTATATTAGACAAGATCTTACCTTTTTCCAACAGGATTTAAAGTCAAAGGAGGAGGTGCTCCATTTTCTTTGCAGTAACCTGGAAAGGCTGGAGGATATTCCGGCTGATTTCCAAGAGCTTGTGGAGGAAAGGGAGAGGATTGCGCCGACAAGCTATGGAACAATGGTAGCTATACCACATCCAATAAGGCCTGTAACGAAAAATACATTATGGGCTGTTTGCACATTAAAAAAGCCAATTCAATGGGGAGACAGCCGCGTACAGTTTATTTGCCTTTTAAGTGTGCAAAAGGAATATAAAAAGGATCTGCAAAAGATGTATCAGCTTTTAGTGAAAATCTCAGGGAATGCGGCTCTTGTCGAAAGGCTCGTAAAAGTTAATTCTTACGAAGAATTTGTTAGTATTTTGCTTCCTTTAGAGGAGTAG
- a CDS encoding PTS sugar transporter subunit IIC produces the protein MSFKENAADVLGNVAYKITNQKYIMAIKKAFVTLMPVIITGAFAVLVANMILGTESGLAHFEMFAFLAEYKPIMTAIQYATLNFLTIGAVFLIGIELGRINGHKSLFPGILAIMSYISVVPTTIELLVNEENQLVTDVLARQFSDPKSLFLGMIIAIVSVEIYSKLANVEKLKIKMPDSVPYNVATSFSALIPSILTVTIVATFGFIFYKVTGIYLYEAIYNVVQKPLESVMQGLPGILILMFVAQFFWVIGIHGNQMIKPIREPLLLASITVNMTAFQEGKEIPNIITMPFWDVYMSIGGSGVTIGLLIAIFIVSKREEMRSIAKLSFGPGIFNINEPVIFGLPVMLNPIMAIPFVITPLVTGTIGYIATATGFAGKAVVMVPWTTPPIINAWLSTAGSMGAVVTQLICIAASVFIYLPFVLMANKVTQQTGEEGENTRKVI, from the coding sequence ATGAGCTTTAAAGAAAATGCAGCAGATGTTTTAGGCAATGTCGCCTATAAGATTACCAATCAGAAATATATCATGGCAATCAAGAAAGCATTTGTTACCTTAATGCCTGTCATTATTACAGGAGCCTTTGCTGTACTTGTGGCAAATATGATTTTAGGTACAGAAAGTGGCTTAGCGCATTTTGAAATGTTTGCCTTCCTGGCTGAATACAAGCCAATTATGACGGCCATTCAATATGCTACATTGAATTTCCTGACAATCGGTGCTGTTTTTTTAATAGGGATCGAGCTTGGCCGCATAAATGGTCACAAATCTCTCTTTCCAGGGATACTCGCTATCATGTCGTATATCTCTGTTGTGCCCACAACGATAGAACTGCTTGTTAACGAAGAAAATCAGCTTGTGACAGATGTTTTGGCAAGACAATTCTCTGATCCAAAAAGTTTATTTCTCGGGATGATCATTGCCATTGTTTCCGTGGAAATATACAGCAAGCTGGCGAATGTAGAGAAATTAAAGATTAAGATGCCTGACAGTGTTCCTTATAATGTAGCTACCTCCTTTTCAGCATTAATTCCATCTATCTTGACGGTAACGATTGTCGCAACATTTGGCTTCATATTCTATAAAGTTACTGGCATATATCTTTATGAAGCAATCTACAATGTTGTGCAGAAGCCGCTTGAAAGTGTTATGCAAGGACTTCCAGGTATATTGATTCTTATGTTTGTTGCTCAATTCTTCTGGGTGATAGGAATACATGGAAACCAAATGATTAAACCAATCAGAGAACCGCTTTTGCTAGCTTCCATAACAGTCAATATGACAGCCTTCCAAGAAGGAAAAGAAATTCCGAACATCATTACAATGCCGTTTTGGGATGTATATATGAGCATTGGTGGATCTGGAGTGACGATTGGTTTGCTGATTGCGATCTTTATTGTTTCGAAACGAGAGGAAATGAGAAGTATTGCTAAGTTATCTTTTGGTCCAGGGATTTTCAATATCAATGAACCCGTTATTTTTGGACTTCCAGTCATGCTTAATCCAATTATGGCAATACCGTTTGTTATCACACCGCTAGTAACTGGGACTATTGGATATATTGCCACCGCAACTGGCTTCGCTGGTAAGGCAGTCGTGATGGTTCCATGGACGACACCACCAATTATCAATGCTTGGCTGTCAACGGCTGGCAGCATGGGAGCAGTCGTTACACAGTTGATTTGTATTGCTGCATCTGTGTTCATCTATTTGCCGTTTGTTTTAATGGCTAATAAAGTGACACAGCAAACAGGAGAAGAAGGTGAAAATACAAGGAAGGTGATATAA